TACCGATTTTTGCACAAATCTTCTTTGCCCTTTAAGTACAAAGCTTGACTTTATCATTGTCAAAGCTGCTACAGAAATATGTCCACGTTGCCAATAAATTCCTAATCTCAACCTGTAGAGAGACCTTTTGTAGATTTAGGTTTACCGATATTTGGGATTCCCTGTCGTAGGACACAAATGGGTCAAGTTCTCGGGTGTGCAGAGTATAATGCCGGGAATGATTCACATCGGCCCGGATCTGGATGGCGTGCCTCTGGTCGTTGGTCGCGCTCAACATCAGGGCGATATGATCCCTGCAAAAGTGAAACCGGAACATGGCGTTGCTTACGTTAGTCATAACTGCACCGAGCACATGAAACACGATTTCGAGGTAACAAGCACTTTTGAATTCACGGAAACGAAAAGTTCGTCGTTGATTAAAGATTAGTTGAACTTCGTTACGTGGAACCTGTCGATCGCGAGCTCCACCCATTTTTGTCAGCAGATAAGAGATAAGAGAGATTCATTTGCTTTTCCTTCCAACGGCAATCTATAAATATCATCGGAATTGCTACagataccctgtataatataactTGTATTTCATAGTAATTGCAACGTTACTTTCTGAACTTAACTTATCGTTTTAAAGTTCAAATGAAAGATTTCTTTTTCTCGATAGATCCTGCTGCCTGCTGAGTTTAAGTGGGTTCACGCGGGACACGGTCACGTCCC
The window above is part of the Colletes latitarsis isolate SP2378_abdomen chromosome 2, iyColLati1, whole genome shotgun sequence genome. Proteins encoded here:
- the LOC143350326 gene encoding uncharacterized protein LOC143350326; the protein is MSGHKWVKFSGVQSIMPGMIHIGPDLDGVPLVVGRAQHQGDMIPAKVKPEHGVAYVSHNCTEHMKHDFEILLPAEFKWVHAGHGHVPPYAVEGGRTVEGEPLYIGRVFENGVPCLGKIHRSHGCLYVPYDGKELSFKSYEVLVQH